The following proteins come from a genomic window of Nitrospira sp.:
- a CDS encoding Putative dioxygenase has protein sequence MLKYSEYEKKPNQMKKNSWFGPPLSRREALTLMGAAGAGLLVGEWPNKAWPVPSTLRSPCIVRPEQTEGPYFVDERLHRSDIRTDSANGQVTPGALLALTFQVMRFHAGQCRPIPDAQVDVWHCDAMGVYSDVQDPGFKTLGLKFLRGYQITDAEGSARFLTIYPGWYPIRTVHIHFKIRTASVAGRNFEFTSQLYFPDELTDRVHTDLPYSSKGQRRVRNQHDFIFRDGGNQLMLIPSTTNGGYAATFPIGLELP, from the coding sequence GTGCTCAAATACTCCGAATATGAGAAGAAGCCGAATCAGATGAAAAAGAATTCGTGGTTTGGCCCACCTCTATCTCGCCGTGAAGCGCTGACGTTGATGGGAGCTGCTGGTGCCGGTTTGCTGGTAGGTGAATGGCCCAACAAGGCATGGCCTGTTCCCAGCACACTTCGATCTCCCTGCATTGTCCGACCAGAGCAAACAGAGGGTCCGTATTTTGTGGACGAACGATTGCATCGGTCCGACATTCGGACTGACTCGGCTAATGGACAAGTGACGCCTGGTGCGTTGTTGGCGTTGACGTTTCAAGTGATGCGCTTCCATGCCGGACAATGTCGCCCGATACCAGACGCGCAAGTCGATGTGTGGCATTGCGATGCTATGGGAGTCTACTCGGATGTACAGGATCCTGGGTTCAAGACGCTGGGCTTGAAGTTCTTACGGGGGTATCAAATAACCGACGCAGAAGGCAGCGCGCGCTTTCTGACCATCTATCCGGGCTGGTATCCGATCAGAACGGTGCACATTCATTTTAAGATCCGTACCGCATCTGTGGCCGGGAGAAATTTCGAATTTACATCGCAATTGTACTTTCCCGATGAGCTGACGGACCGCGTTCATACCGATCTCCCCTACTCGTCGAAAGGACAGCGTCGAGTACGGAATCAGCACGATTTCATTTTCCGTGATGGAGGTAACCAACTAATGCTGATCCCGTCCACAACGAACGGTGGCTACGCTGCGACCTTTCCGATCGGTCTAGAGCTTCCTTAA
- a CDS encoding ParA-like protein: protein MGTLISVASGKGGVGKSVVSANLALALAKSGRQVILADLDVGGADAHIMFGELNPPVTLTDFLNKRISRLDEAAIPVTIHPNLRLIAGTGETLATANMVYARKKRLMKQFRDLEADVVVIDIGAGTNYHALDFFLMADIHLAVATPEPTSVLDLYRFIKLAAIRRVLACFLARSPLSDVLSNRDFTSVEEVIEVAGATDPGGRDAAAATLQSFRPGLIINRVSDSSQVNVLYLRNILHQYVGGDLMMLGQIPEDPAVIQAVRKFLPVIEAAPECPAAKHLSAIATVVGQLVSMPAGRRLEETKQSKEKDTKEKETRILLSNPACAQGSQASLSLKPGVPTASKQPADTNTIQSTSTRVA, encoded by the coding sequence GTGGGGACGCTCATTTCAGTGGCATCCGGCAAAGGTGGGGTGGGCAAGAGCGTGGTTTCAGCCAACCTTGCGTTGGCACTGGCGAAGAGCGGAAGACAGGTCATACTGGCGGACCTCGACGTAGGCGGGGCCGATGCCCACATCATGTTCGGAGAATTGAATCCGCCGGTGACCTTGACGGATTTTCTGAACAAACGTATCAGCAGGTTGGACGAAGCCGCTATTCCCGTCACCATTCATCCGAACCTCCGTCTCATTGCGGGTACCGGGGAAACCTTGGCGACTGCCAACATGGTGTATGCCCGCAAGAAGCGGCTCATGAAACAGTTTCGGGATCTCGAGGCTGATGTGGTTGTGATCGACATCGGGGCCGGCACCAACTACCACGCGCTCGACTTTTTTCTGATGGCCGACATTCATCTGGCTGTGGCCACTCCCGAGCCGACGTCCGTGCTGGACCTCTACCGATTCATTAAGTTGGCCGCAATCCGGCGTGTATTGGCATGCTTTCTTGCGCGAAGTCCCCTGTCGGATGTTCTTTCCAACCGAGACTTCACGAGCGTGGAAGAGGTGATAGAGGTTGCGGGTGCCACCGACCCTGGCGGGCGTGATGCAGCGGCGGCCACGCTACAATCGTTTCGACCGGGGCTGATCATCAATCGGGTGTCCGACAGTTCACAGGTCAATGTTTTGTACCTCCGTAACATTCTCCATCAATACGTCGGCGGCGATCTGATGATGCTCGGCCAAATTCCAGAAGACCCGGCCGTAATCCAGGCCGTCCGGAAGTTCCTGCCCGTCATCGAAGCCGCCCCAGAGTGCCCAGCTGCCAAACATTTATCGGCAATCGCCACTGTCGTTGGACAATTAGTTTCGATGCCTGCGGGTAGACGCCTAGAGGAAACGAAACAATCAAAAGAGAAAGACACAAAAGAGAAAGAGACAAGAATCCTGTTATCCAATCCGGCATGCGCCCAAGGCTCTCAAGCCTCTCTTTCTCTGAAGCCGGGGGTTCCGACTGCTTCAAAACAGCCTGCTGACACTAATACCATTCAAAGTACCAGCACACGAGTTGCTTAA
- a CDS encoding Pyruvate kinase, giving the protein MSMRKAKIVCTIGPASSSPAIVYRLIESGMDAARLNFSHGTHESHATAITAIRNAAAQRGSGVAIIQDLQGPRIRVGQVPKTGIEVRPGQTVYLRTSTPSHGHRDASPAAPSPFLEIPVTYSSLARDLRVGARVLINDGLIELITERIVDDRVECAVLAGGTITSHKGINLPGTQVSAPTLTEKDREDIRFGTEHGVDYIALSFVRGPQDIGAARAVLAEYGSSTPIIAKIERAEAVAALDEILEQADGVMIARGDLGVEMGPEAVPLLQKRIIIEANRRRRLVITATQMLESMTQTIRPTRAEASDVANAVFDGTDALMLSAETAIGAHPIEALQVMDRIIRAAEEGAEPGVMLKRQADLEHLSISESTCAAASFAARATDATAIVAFSESGTTVRLISKQRPSAPILAFTHAEAIKRRMALYWGVRSFIMLRIGETDPHIHEAEQRLKAEGLVNKGDRVVIVSGTMAAQIGGTNLLKLHEIS; this is encoded by the coding sequence ATGAGCATGCGAAAGGCCAAAATCGTCTGCACCATCGGGCCGGCGAGTAGTTCGCCGGCCATCGTATATCGATTGATTGAGAGCGGCATGGATGCCGCCCGACTGAATTTCTCTCACGGCACTCATGAATCTCATGCGACAGCCATCACCGCCATCCGAAACGCAGCCGCACAGCGCGGATCAGGGGTGGCGATTATCCAAGATCTTCAGGGCCCGAGGATCCGAGTGGGTCAAGTTCCGAAGACAGGAATCGAGGTACGACCCGGTCAGACCGTATACCTACGAACATCGACACCGTCTCATGGGCACCGTGATGCATCACCCGCCGCGCCCTCCCCTTTTCTTGAAATTCCGGTTACCTATTCGTCGCTCGCGCGCGATCTTCGAGTAGGAGCGCGAGTGTTGATCAATGACGGACTCATTGAACTCATCACCGAACGCATCGTGGATGATCGTGTGGAGTGTGCTGTTCTTGCCGGCGGCACGATTACCTCGCATAAGGGCATCAATTTGCCGGGCACCCAAGTCAGTGCCCCTACTCTGACCGAGAAGGATCGGGAAGACATTCGTTTCGGGACCGAACACGGCGTGGATTATATAGCCCTCTCTTTTGTACGTGGTCCTCAGGATATCGGCGCCGCACGAGCTGTGCTGGCGGAGTACGGAAGCAGCACACCGATCATCGCGAAGATCGAACGGGCCGAAGCCGTGGCTGCATTGGATGAGATTTTGGAGCAGGCGGACGGTGTGATGATCGCGCGAGGAGATCTGGGTGTGGAGATGGGGCCGGAAGCCGTGCCGCTTCTGCAGAAGCGGATCATCATAGAAGCCAATCGTCGTCGGCGTCTGGTCATCACGGCCACTCAGATGCTGGAATCGATGACGCAGACCATCCGTCCGACGAGAGCTGAAGCGTCGGACGTTGCCAATGCCGTCTTCGACGGCACGGACGCCCTGATGCTCTCGGCTGAAACAGCCATCGGCGCTCATCCGATCGAAGCGCTTCAAGTCATGGATCGGATTATTCGCGCGGCAGAAGAAGGTGCTGAGCCGGGGGTCATGCTCAAGCGCCAAGCCGACTTGGAACATCTTTCGATCTCAGAGTCCACTTGTGCCGCCGCCTCGTTTGCGGCGAGGGCAACCGATGCCACCGCGATCGTGGCGTTCAGCGAAAGCGGAACCACGGTTCGGCTGATCTCCAAGCAACGACCGAGCGCCCCGATCCTGGCATTCACTCATGCCGAAGCCATTAAACGGCGCATGGCGCTTTATTGGGGAGTCCGTTCGTTCATCATGCTGCGTATCGGGGAGACCGATCCGCACATCCATGAAGCCGAACAACGACTGAAAGCAGAAGGACTGGTCAATAAAGGGGATAGGGTTGTGATCGTATCCGGGACTATGGCAGCGCAAATAGGCGGCACGAACTTGCTGAAGCTCCATGAGATCAGTTAA